From one Haloferax marinisediminis genomic stretch:
- the thsB gene encoding thermosome subunit beta: MIILGEDSQRVKDRDAQAYNIRAARAVAEAVRSTLGPKGMDKMLVDSMGDVTITNDGVTILKEMDIDNPTAEMIVEVAETQEDEAGDGTTTAVAIAGELLKNAEDLLEQDIHPTAIIRGFNLASEKARAEIDDIAEHVEPDDEELLKKVAETSMTGKSSELNKELLAELIVGAVKQVTVEADDGSYVVDLENIAIETQTGRSASESELLTGAVIDKDPVHDDMPVQFDEADVLLLNEPVEVEETDIDTNVSIESPDQLQKFLDQEEAQLKKKVDQIVDSGADVVFCQKGIDDLAQHFLAKKGILAVRRTKKSDIKFLKNITGASIVSDLDSIESADLGTASIRRDDDDELFYVEGIGEDVHGVTLLLRGSTDHVVDELERGVQDALDVVASTVADGRVLAGGGAIEVELASRLRDYADSVSGREQLAVEAFADALELVPRVLAENAGLDSIDTLVDLRSAHENGQVRAGLNVFTGDVEDAFEAGVVETAHAKEQAIASASEAANLVLKIDDIIAAGDLSTGGNDDEEGGAPGGMGGMGGMGGMGGAM; this comes from the coding sequence ATGATCATTCTCGGTGAAGACTCCCAGCGCGTCAAAGACCGCGACGCGCAGGCGTACAACATCCGCGCCGCACGAGCGGTCGCCGAAGCAGTACGCTCCACACTCGGTCCGAAAGGGATGGACAAGATGCTCGTCGATTCGATGGGCGACGTCACCATCACGAACGACGGTGTCACCATCCTCAAAGAGATGGACATCGACAACCCGACGGCCGAGATGATCGTCGAAGTCGCCGAAACGCAGGAAGACGAAGCCGGCGACGGGACGACGACCGCAGTCGCGATTGCGGGTGAACTCCTGAAGAACGCCGAGGACCTCCTCGAACAGGACATCCACCCGACGGCCATCATTCGTGGCTTCAACCTCGCCTCGGAGAAGGCCCGTGCGGAGATTGACGACATCGCAGAGCACGTCGAACCCGACGACGAAGAACTGCTGAAGAAGGTCGCCGAGACCTCGATGACCGGCAAGAGCTCCGAACTCAACAAGGAGCTTCTCGCAGAGCTCATCGTCGGTGCCGTCAAGCAGGTCACCGTCGAAGCTGACGACGGTTCCTACGTCGTCGACCTCGAGAACATCGCCATCGAGACGCAGACCGGCCGCTCCGCGTCCGAGTCCGAACTGCTCACCGGCGCTGTCATCGACAAGGACCCCGTCCACGACGACATGCCGGTCCAGTTCGACGAGGCCGACGTCCTCCTCCTCAACGAGCCTGTCGAGGTCGAAGAGACGGACATCGACACGAACGTCTCCATCGAGAGCCCCGACCAGCTCCAGAAGTTCCTCGACCAGGAAGAGGCGCAGCTGAAGAAGAAGGTCGACCAGATCGTCGACTCCGGCGCAGACGTCGTCTTCTGCCAGAAGGGCATCGACGACCTCGCCCAGCACTTCCTCGCGAAGAAGGGCATCCTCGCGGTCCGCCGCACGAAGAAGTCCGACATCAAGTTCCTCAAGAACATCACGGGCGCGTCCATCGTCTCGGACCTCGACTCCATCGAGTCCGCCGACCTCGGCACGGCCTCCATCCGCCGTGACGACGACGACGAACTGTTCTACGTCGAAGGCATCGGCGAAGACGTCCACGGTGTCACGCTCCTCCTCCGTGGCTCGACCGACCACGTCGTCGACGAACTCGAACGCGGCGTGCAGGACGCCCTCGACGTCGTCGCCTCGACGGTCGCCGACGGCCGCGTTCTCGCTGGCGGCGGTGCCATCGAAGTCGAACTCGCCTCGCGCCTCCGCGACTACGCTGACTCCGTCTCCGGCCGCGAGCAACTCGCCGTCGAAGCGTTCGCCGACGCGCTCGAACTCGTTCCGCGCGTCCTCGCAGAGAACGCTGGTCTCGACTCCATCGACACGCTCGTCGACCTCCGCTCGGCCCACGAGAACGGTCAGGTCCGCGCTGGCCTGAACGTCTTCACTGGCGACGTCGAAGACGCGTTCGAAGCTGGCGTCGTCGAGACGGCCCACGCGAAGGAGCAGGCAATCGCCTCCGCCTCCGAAGCTGCGAACCTCGTCCTCAAGATTGACGACATCATCGCTGCTGGTGACCTCTCCACCGGCGGCAACGACGACGAGGAAGGCGGCGCACCCGGCGGCATGGGTGGCATGGGCGGTATGGGCGGCATGGGCGGTGCGATGTAA
- the citZ gene encoding citrate synthase: MSGELKRGLEGVLVTESELSFIDGDAGQLIYRGYDIDDLARDASYEEVLYLLWHGKLPNREELDDFSAELAAHRDLGDGILDVARELAEQDESPMAALRTLVSAMSAFDENADFEDVTNREVNLEKAKRITAKMPSVLAAYARFRRGDDYVAPNEDLDHAANFLYMLNGEEPNDVLAETFDMALVLHADHGLNASTFSAMVTASTLSDMYSAVTSAVGTLSGSLHGGANANVMRMLKDVDDSDMDPTQWVKDALERGERVAGFGHRVYNVKDPRANILGEKSEALGEAAGDMKWYEMSVAIEEYIGEEKGLAPNVDFYSASTYYQMGIPIDLYTPIFAVSRVGGWIAHILEQYDDNRLIRPRARYVGDKGLEFPGLDDR, from the coding sequence ATGTCAGGCGAACTGAAGCGGGGGCTGGAAGGTGTGCTGGTCACCGAGTCGGAGCTCAGCTTTATCGACGGCGACGCTGGACAACTCATCTATCGCGGGTACGATATCGACGACCTCGCACGCGACGCGAGTTACGAGGAAGTACTCTATCTCCTGTGGCACGGGAAACTTCCGAATCGCGAGGAACTCGACGACTTCTCGGCAGAACTGGCGGCGCACCGTGACCTCGGCGACGGGATTCTCGACGTGGCACGCGAACTCGCCGAGCAGGACGAGTCGCCGATGGCGGCACTCCGAACGCTCGTCTCGGCGATGTCGGCGTTCGACGAGAACGCGGACTTCGAAGACGTGACCAACCGCGAGGTCAACCTCGAAAAGGCAAAGCGCATCACGGCGAAGATGCCGTCGGTACTCGCGGCCTACGCGCGATTCCGACGTGGCGACGACTACGTCGCACCCAACGAGGACCTCGACCACGCTGCAAACTTCCTCTACATGCTCAACGGCGAAGAGCCGAACGACGTTCTCGCCGAGACGTTCGACATGGCGCTCGTCCTGCACGCGGACCACGGTCTGAACGCCTCGACGTTCTCTGCGATGGTGACGGCGTCCACGCTCTCGGACATGTACAGTGCAGTGACCTCGGCAGTGGGCACGCTCTCGGGGTCGCTCCACGGTGGCGCCAACGCGAACGTCATGCGGATGCTGAAAGATGTCGACGACAGCGACATGGACCCCACCCAGTGGGTCAAAGACGCCCTCGAGCGCGGCGAGCGTGTCGCCGGGTTCGGCCACCGCGTCTACAACGTCAAAGACCCACGCGCGAACATTCTCGGCGAGAAGTCCGAAGCGCTCGGTGAGGCCGCCGGCGACATGAAGTGGTACGAGATGTCGGTCGCCATCGAGGAGTACATCGGTGAGGAGAAAGGCCTCGCACCCAACGTCGACTTCTACTCTGCGTCGACGTACTACCAGATGGGAATCCCGATCGACCTCTACACTCCCATCTTCGCCGTCTCGCGCGTCGGCGGGTGGATTGCACACATCCTCGAACAGTACGACGACAACCGCCTCATCCGCCCCCGTGCCCGCTACGTCGGTGACAAGGGTCTGGAGTTCCCGGGTCTCGACGACCGGTAA
- a CDS encoding pyridoxal-phosphate dependent enzyme: MTPNTLPSHLRLACDECGSTFDVWRWRCTCGEPLDFAADFVPSATTPEDAALDYRRGLWAFEDFLPTDPLATLGEGMTPLVDADEWDASFKLEYVFPTGSFKDRGATTTLSVARELGVERVVEDSSGNAGAAIATYAARAGIDAEIYVPASVKPSKLRAIERAGAKPVRIEGDRQAVTDACVEAVEADDAWYASHAWNPAFFAGTATFAYEVAAQRDWDVPDAVVTPLGHGTLFLGAYRGFTALYEAGWIDSIPRLYGAQAAGYAPIAEARHYTAADETNDVADGIQILSPVRESEIHEALDETGGDAIALSADAVEDELDRLHRHGFYTEPTCAVAPAALRELRISGVVDEDDDVVVPLTGSGLKT, from the coding sequence ATGACACCGAACACTCTCCCGTCTCACCTCCGTCTCGCGTGCGACGAGTGCGGGTCGACGTTCGACGTCTGGCGCTGGCGGTGTACTTGCGGCGAACCGCTCGACTTCGCGGCCGACTTCGTTCCCTCGGCCACGACTCCCGAAGACGCCGCACTCGACTACCGACGCGGCCTCTGGGCGTTCGAGGACTTCCTCCCGACCGACCCGCTCGCCACGCTCGGTGAGGGAATGACCCCACTCGTGGATGCAGACGAGTGGGACGCGTCGTTCAAACTGGAGTACGTCTTTCCGACCGGCTCGTTCAAAGACCGCGGGGCGACGACCACACTCTCGGTGGCACGTGAACTCGGCGTCGAACGTGTCGTCGAAGACTCCTCTGGAAACGCCGGTGCCGCAATCGCCACCTACGCCGCTCGCGCCGGTATCGACGCCGAAATATACGTTCCCGCGTCGGTCAAGCCCTCGAAACTTCGTGCCATCGAACGCGCCGGAGCGAAACCCGTTCGCATCGAAGGGGACAGACAGGCCGTGACCGACGCCTGTGTCGAGGCCGTCGAAGCCGACGACGCGTGGTACGCGAGTCACGCGTGGAACCCGGCGTTCTTCGCTGGGACAGCAACGTTCGCCTACGAAGTCGCCGCGCAACGAGACTGGGACGTGCCCGACGCCGTCGTCACACCACTCGGGCACGGCACGCTCTTCCTCGGTGCGTACCGCGGATTCACCGCCCTCTACGAAGCAGGGTGGATAGACAGCATCCCGCGTCTGTACGGCGCACAGGCCGCTGGCTACGCCCCGATTGCCGAGGCCCGCCACTACACCGCCGCAGACGAGACGAACGACGTCGCCGACGGCATCCAGATTCTCTCCCCCGTCCGCGAGTCGGAGATTCACGAGGCACTCGACGAGACGGGTGGCGACGCCATCGCGCTCTCTGCCGACGCGGTGGAAGACGAACTCGACAGACTCCACCGCCACGGGTTCTACACCGAACCGACCTGCGCAGTCGCACCCGCCGCACTTCGTGAACTGCGCATCTCCGGCGTCGTCGACGAAGACGACGACGTGGTCGTTCCGCTGACTGGCAGTGGACTCAAGACCTGA
- a CDS encoding ornithine cyclodeaminase family protein, with the protein MRKTLLLNKDDVHENVQMPELISAIEDAFAAYESGDAQMPPKSYIDLPQYNGDFRSMPAYLDAGDWDAAGIKWVNVHPDNGDKFDLPTVMGTMIYSDPETAFPLALLDGTELTMLRTGAAAAVATDYLAVEDASSMGIVGAGVQSYTQLRAISEVRDIEEVVISDLDEERVADFIDAFEDDFDIRAGSIEEAAQCDVLSTVTPVESPIVPRDAVGEHTHINAMGADAEGKHELADEVLLDAKLVIDDHAQTTHSGEINVPYHEGVLSDDDIYGAIGEIVVGDKDSRTEADGLTVFDSTGLAIQDVAAAHVAYEHAIENDNGYAFDLLGLADE; encoded by the coding sequence ATGCGCAAGACGCTGCTGCTGAACAAAGACGACGTCCACGAGAACGTCCAGATGCCGGAACTCATCTCGGCCATCGAGGACGCCTTCGCCGCCTACGAGTCTGGCGACGCCCAGATGCCACCGAAGTCGTACATCGACCTTCCCCAGTACAACGGTGACTTCCGGTCGATGCCCGCATACCTCGACGCAGGCGACTGGGACGCAGCAGGCATCAAGTGGGTCAACGTCCACCCCGACAACGGCGACAAGTTCGACCTTCCCACCGTCATGGGAACGATGATTTACTCCGACCCCGAGACCGCGTTCCCCCTCGCACTCCTCGACGGGACGGAACTGACGATGCTCCGCACGGGTGCGGCCGCGGCCGTCGCCACCGACTACCTCGCCGTCGAAGACGCCTCGTCGATGGGTATCGTCGGCGCCGGTGTCCAGTCGTACACGCAACTTCGCGCCATCAGCGAGGTCCGCGACATCGAGGAAGTCGTCATCTCCGACCTCGACGAAGAGCGCGTCGCCGACTTCATCGACGCCTTCGAGGACGACTTCGACATCCGCGCAGGCTCTATCGAAGAGGCCGCCCAGTGTGACGTCCTCTCGACGGTGACGCCCGTCGAATCACCCATCGTCCCGCGCGACGCCGTCGGCGAGCACACCCACATCAACGCGATGGGTGCCGACGCCGAAGGCAAACACGAACTCGCCGACGAGGTGCTCCTCGACGCGAAACTCGTCATCGACGACCACGCCCAGACGACCCACTCCGGCGAAATCAACGTCCCGTACCACGAGGGCGTCCTCTCTGACGACGACATCTACGGCGCAATCGGCGAAATCGTCGTTGGTGACAAAGACAGCCGAACCGAGGCAGACGGCCTCACCGTCTTCGACTCGACCGGACTCGCGATTCAGGACGTCGCGGCCGCTCACGTCGCCTACGAACACGCTATCGAAAACGACAACGGCTACGCCTTCGACCTGCTCGGCCTCGCCGACGAGTAA
- the ilvA gene encoding threonine ammonia-lyase, translated as MLSLSDVQDARERVEAVARRTPLEYSHTFSDMTGAEVHLKLENFQRTGSFKIRGAMNRITTLSEEEQRAGVVTASAGNHAQGVALAATRAGVDSKIVMPEYAPITKVKATERYGGDVVLHGADYDEAQTKAHELEAAEGRTYVHAFDDEYVMAGQGTIGLEIVEDCPDLDTVVVPIGGGGLISGIATAIKEQHPDVRVVGVQAEQASSAADSLTKGSVQEIDEVDTIADGIAVRRMGDKTFEVIQERVDEVVTVSDEEIAVALMYLLERSKTLVEGAGAVALAALIFEKFDYEADEVIVPALCGGNIDMNTLTTVVMRGLVETGRYLKIRTELKDRPGSLEQLIQIIAEKKANIYAVRHDRTSRKIALNATEVEIDLEMRGPEHVDTLLAALRGEGYEVEVLD; from the coding sequence ATGCTCTCTCTTTCCGACGTTCAAGACGCCCGCGAGCGCGTCGAAGCGGTCGCTCGACGGACACCGCTCGAATACTCGCACACGTTCTCTGATATGACTGGCGCAGAGGTCCACCTGAAGTTGGAGAACTTCCAGCGGACCGGCTCGTTCAAGATTCGTGGGGCGATGAACCGCATCACGACGCTCTCGGAGGAGGAACAACGCGCAGGCGTGGTGACGGCGAGTGCCGGCAACCACGCACAGGGTGTCGCACTCGCGGCGACACGGGCGGGCGTGGACTCGAAAATCGTGATGCCGGAGTACGCCCCCATCACGAAGGTAAAAGCGACAGAGCGCTACGGCGGTGACGTCGTCCTCCACGGCGCCGACTACGACGAAGCCCAAACGAAAGCCCACGAACTCGAAGCAGCAGAAGGACGCACCTACGTCCACGCCTTCGACGACGAGTACGTGATGGCTGGACAGGGAACGATTGGTCTCGAAATCGTCGAAGACTGTCCTGACCTCGATACCGTCGTCGTTCCAATCGGTGGGGGCGGCCTCATCTCCGGCATCGCCACCGCCATCAAAGAACAGCACCCCGACGTTCGCGTCGTCGGTGTGCAGGCAGAACAGGCGTCCAGCGCTGCCGACTCGCTCACCAAAGGCTCCGTACAGGAGATCGACGAAGTAGACACCATCGCCGACGGTATCGCAGTTCGCCGGATGGGTGACAAGACGTTCGAGGTCATCCAAGAGCGTGTCGACGAGGTCGTCACCGTCTCTGACGAGGAAATCGCCGTCGCGCTCATGTACTTACTCGAACGCTCGAAGACGTTGGTCGAAGGCGCCGGTGCGGTGGCACTGGCGGCACTCATCTTCGAGAAATTCGACTACGAAGCAGACGAGGTTATCGTCCCGGCGCTGTGCGGTGGCAACATAGACATGAACACGCTCACAACCGTCGTGATGCGTGGTCTCGTCGAGACGGGGCGGTACCTGAAGATTCGCACCGAACTCAAAGACCGCCCGGGGTCGCTCGAACAACTCATTCAAATCATCGCCGAGAAGAAGGCGAACATCTACGCCGTCCGGCACGACCGGACCTCCCGGAAGATTGCACTGAACGCGACGGAAGTCGAAATCGACCTCGAGATGCGTGGCCCCGAGCACGTCGATACGCTCCTCGCTGCACTCCGCGGCGAAGGCTACGAAGTCGAAGTCCTCGACTGA
- a CDS encoding DUF7536 family protein, giving the protein MTDDVPDRPPAGGLVQALDVPRNAAIGAVVGLGLAVVAYLFRVLELFGPFAGTREYPVLGAEGWFLILAFVLASSTALLVATVLTLVSAYRLSQTL; this is encoded by the coding sequence GTGACAGACGACGTTCCCGACCGCCCGCCGGCAGGCGGTCTCGTACAGGCACTCGACGTGCCACGAAACGCCGCAATCGGTGCCGTCGTCGGCCTTGGACTCGCCGTCGTGGCCTACCTGTTCCGGGTCCTCGAACTGTTCGGTCCGTTCGCGGGCACGCGTGAGTACCCGGTCCTCGGCGCAGAAGGATGGTTCCTCATCCTCGCGTTCGTCCTCGCGTCTTCGACGGCACTCCTCGTGGCGACGGTGCTCACGCTCGTGTCGGCGTATCGGCTGAGCCAAACGCTCTGA
- a CDS encoding potassium channel family protein → MNPEDVEYEPVSVKAVLAEMKDTAELLIDLSYSSVLHANEELAAEVLDLEERMDILQLQARMSLMMAARSPEDAEELAPVLGVVGAAEKISDAAGDIAKVVIEDIGLPDAIRAALPEAVETTIRCELTPTSPYAGQSLGSINMETETGVRVVAIHRAGEWVTNPDHETTLRAGDVLLLRGRDDGLRTVHEAATGIRYDPPEVEESTIEDLERAVDSIVLMKDMSELAVDLAYGAVLFDSEGVAEEVEELEAEVDALKSRFEAWTLRAASRVEDPVSLRGLVQLASATETISDAALEIAEGVLRGIDAHPVVAAAVKESDEVIIRLRVAPGSLLADSTLGDRRVKTETGMRVIAVRRAGNKEWVVSPGSNTRLHGRDLIIAKGTRAGAERLGELVGDEREFDE, encoded by the coding sequence ATGAATCCGGAGGACGTCGAGTACGAACCGGTGAGCGTGAAAGCCGTACTCGCAGAGATGAAAGATACGGCAGAGCTACTCATCGACCTCTCGTACTCGTCTGTCCTCCACGCGAACGAGGAACTCGCGGCCGAGGTGCTTGACCTCGAAGAGCGGATGGACATCCTGCAACTGCAGGCGCGCATGAGTCTGATGATGGCTGCCCGGAGTCCCGAGGACGCAGAAGAACTCGCACCGGTCCTCGGAGTCGTCGGTGCCGCAGAGAAGATTTCCGACGCCGCAGGCGACATCGCCAAGGTCGTCATCGAAGATATCGGCCTCCCCGACGCCATCCGCGCGGCGCTCCCCGAGGCCGTCGAGACGACGATTCGGTGTGAACTCACGCCCACGTCACCCTACGCCGGTCAGTCACTCGGGTCAATCAACATGGAGACGGAGACGGGTGTCAGGGTCGTCGCCATCCACCGCGCGGGTGAGTGGGTGACGAACCCCGACCACGAGACGACGCTCCGTGCAGGCGACGTGCTCCTCCTCCGCGGCCGCGACGACGGCCTCCGAACCGTCCACGAAGCAGCGACTGGCATCCGGTACGACCCACCGGAGGTCGAAGAGTCGACCATCGAAGACCTCGAACGCGCCGTCGACTCCATCGTCCTGATGAAGGATATGAGCGAACTCGCGGTCGACCTCGCGTACGGGGCGGTGCTGTTCGACAGCGAAGGTGTCGCCGAAGAGGTCGAAGAACTCGAAGCCGAGGTGGACGCCCTGAAGTCACGGTTCGAGGCGTGGACGCTTCGTGCGGCGAGTCGTGTCGAAGACCCGGTCTCCCTCCGCGGTCTCGTCCAACTCGCCAGTGCGACCGAGACGATAAGCGACGCCGCCCTCGAAATCGCAGAGGGCGTCCTCCGGGGTATCGACGCTCACCCCGTCGTCGCTGCAGCCGTCAAAGAGTCCGACGAGGTCATCATTCGTCTGCGCGTCGCGCCCGGAAGTCTGCTCGCAGACTCCACGCTCGGTGACCGGCGTGTCAAGACCGAGACCGGGATGCGCGTCATCGCGGTTCGCCGCGCCGGAAACAAGGAATGGGTCGTCTCGCCCGGGTCGAACACCCGACTGCACGGCCGCGACCTCATCATCGCGAAGGGGACGCGCGCGGGCGCTGAGCGACTCGGTGAACTCGTCGGCGACGAACGCGAGTTCGACGAGTAA
- a CDS encoding DUF7535 family protein — protein MSEEESLSLPQKAYRTVTPRTGMRPDMEMDSIGWVMFLILVMLFIPLLPFIAIVYVVSKVFEYVTPERGTEE, from the coding sequence ATGAGCGAAGAGGAGTCACTCTCCCTGCCACAGAAGGCCTACCGAACCGTCACACCGCGGACAGGCATGCGGCCCGACATGGAGATGGACTCTATCGGGTGGGTCATGTTTCTCATCCTCGTGATGCTCTTCATTCCACTCCTGCCGTTCATCGCTATCGTGTACGTGGTGTCCAAGGTGTTCGAGTACGTCACGCCAGAACGCGGGACAGAAGAGTAA
- a CDS encoding RidA family protein — protein sequence MKRVISTDEAPAAVGAYSQATTNGSLLYTAGQIPLTPDGELLDDEDIATQTKQSLDNVIAILDEAGADAGDVLKTTVFLADIDDFDEMNETYATYFDDEPPARSAVEVGNLPKGVGVEIEAVAVLDEE from the coding sequence ATGAAGCGCGTCATCTCGACAGACGAAGCGCCGGCTGCAGTCGGTGCGTACAGTCAAGCAACGACGAACGGGTCCCTCCTCTACACTGCCGGCCAGATTCCCCTGACGCCGGACGGTGAACTCCTCGACGACGAGGACATCGCCACCCAGACCAAGCAGTCTCTCGACAACGTGATAGCCATCCTCGACGAGGCGGGCGCAGACGCAGGCGACGTGCTGAAGACGACCGTCTTCCTCGCCGACATCGACGACTTCGACGAGATGAACGAGACGTACGCGACGTACTTCGACGACGAACCACCGGCACGGTCGGCCGTCGAGGTGGGTAACCTCCCGAAGGGCGTCGGCGTCGAAATCGAAGCGGTCGCCGTCCTCGACGAGGAGTGA
- a CDS encoding YgaP family membrane protein, translated as MEKNVGGYDRIARFIVGPVLIVLGAAALAGVLTIATGTLGLVVAGVALLLGAILTTTAVTQKCPLNRALGFNTYKGTTKTDPETMGNARAQ; from the coding sequence ATGGAGAAGAACGTCGGCGGATACGACCGCATCGCTCGATTCATCGTCGGACCAGTACTCATCGTCCTCGGCGCAGCAGCGCTCGCTGGTGTCCTGACGATTGCAACAGGCACGCTCGGACTCGTCGTCGCGGGAGTTGCACTCCTGCTCGGAGCAATCCTGACGACCACTGCAGTGACGCAGAAATGCCCGCTCAACAGGGCACTCGGCTTCAACACCTACAAGGGCACCACGAAGACCGACCCAGAGACGATGGGCAACGCCCGAGCGCAGTAA
- a CDS encoding succinylglutamate desuccinylase/aspartoacylase family protein, with protein MITLGTASAAPGEMDVGRLEVGESRDGGSVGLPVAVINGASPGKTLYIQAASDGDELNGVGVIQRVVPQIDPAELSGTILVVGIVNYYAYQVAQHRNPIDDTKMNRAYPGDERGTSSERIAAATFEAARRADLILDLHQGSTSRMINEVRVRCGRHHRMHAKCLRLAKTFGCGYVLDQKGPDGQLARAGPDAGIPTIDPELGGCVGWDEESIQKGVQGVHNVLRGYGFVDGEAELEAQTRARGFDQYGSPVGGLVRFKCDLGDEVSSGDVLFEVTDVFGTLKARVTADHAGIFWRSRRLPQVASGEYVCSVGIDIDTY; from the coding sequence ATGATTACCTTGGGAACGGCAAGCGCGGCCCCCGGGGAGATGGACGTGGGCCGCCTGGAGGTGGGTGAGTCCCGCGACGGCGGGTCCGTCGGTCTGCCTGTCGCCGTCATCAACGGCGCGTCTCCCGGCAAGACGCTCTACATACAGGCCGCCTCAGACGGTGACGAACTCAACGGCGTCGGCGTTATCCAACGAGTGGTCCCGCAGATCGACCCGGCCGAACTCTCCGGCACGATTCTCGTCGTCGGCATCGTCAACTACTACGCGTACCAGGTCGCACAGCACCGCAACCCCATCGACGATACGAAGATGAACCGCGCGTACCCCGGCGACGAACGAGGAACGTCGTCGGAGCGCATCGCGGCCGCGACGTTCGAGGCCGCCCGTCGCGCCGACCTCATCTTGGACCTCCATCAGGGGTCGACCAGTCGGATGATAAACGAGGTTCGCGTCCGCTGTGGTCGCCACCACCGGATGCACGCCAAGTGCCTGCGTCTCGCCAAGACGTTCGGATGCGGGTACGTCCTCGACCAGAAGGGTCCCGACGGCCAACTCGCTCGCGCTGGCCCGGACGCGGGAATCCCGACTATCGACCCGGAACTCGGTGGGTGCGTCGGCTGGGACGAAGAGAGCATCCAGAAGGGTGTCCAAGGCGTCCACAACGTCCTCAGAGGCTACGGCTTCGTCGACGGCGAGGCCGAACTCGAAGCACAGACTCGCGCTCGTGGATTCGACCAGTACGGGTCGCCAGTCGGCGGCCTCGTTCGCTTCAAGTGTGACCTCGGCGACGAAGTGTCGTCCGGTGACGTTCTCTTCGAAGTCACCGACGTCTTCGGCACGCTCAAAGCCCGCGTCACCGCCGACCACGCCGGCATCTTCTGGCGCTCCCGACGACTTCCACAGGTCGCCAGCGGCGAATACGTCTGTTCGGTCGGCATCGACATCGATACGTACTAA